Part of the Pleurocapsa minor HA4230-MV1 genome, ATCAAGATAATCCAAAGTTTGTAAGAAAATAATGAGAGAATTCTAAGAATTTTCTTATAGAACAGGAAATACCTAGGTTTCCTCGGCTTATTCCACTTTCACAGGAGACGCTATCTGAAAAGTAATAATGCTCAAATATTTGGTACAGGAGCAAAAATTTTTGGGATCTCACTCTTAAGATGTAAAGTCTAATTGCTTTAGATCCTGTTGAACATTGACCGTGGTAGAATCCTATATTATTGAAAAGGATTTATGATAAGTAAGGACTTAAGTAAGTATGTCATCATCAGCCGCGCCAGTAACAGATGCTAGTTTTCCTGAAGAGGTTCTAGAAAGCTCAGTACCAGTTTTAGTAGACTTTTGGGCCCCTTGGTGCGGGCCATGCCGCATGGTTGCGCCAGTAGTCGATGAAATCGCCGAGCAGTACGACGGGCAAATCAAAGTTGTCAAGTTAAATACAGACGAAAATCCCCAAGTTGCTAGTCAGTATGGTATTCGTAGCATTCCTACTTTAATGATCTTCAAAGATGGTCAACGAGTAGACATGGTAGTGGGCGCAGTACCCAAAACTACTTTGGCAACTACCATCGAAAAGTATCTTTAAATTTAGATATTTTTAGTTTGTCTCACAATAATTACAGCTCG contains:
- the trxA gene encoding thioredoxin, yielding MSSSAAPVTDASFPEEVLESSVPVLVDFWAPWCGPCRMVAPVVDEIAEQYDGQIKVVKLNTDENPQVASQYGIRSIPTLMIFKDGQRVDMVVGAVPKTTLATTIEKYL